DNA sequence from the Bradyrhizobium sp. CIAT3101 genome:
CCCTCCCCCGCAAGGGGGGAGGGAACGCACCTGCGTTGGGGCGCTAGACAGGTCTTGGTCTACAGAAGCGATAAGCTATTGATTTCGCGCACCGCGGCTACTGTGCATGGGGTTGTTTTCGACGTTTTGATCCGGATCGATCGTCGTGTGGGGCTTCAGCCCTGCCGGAAACCCATCCGGAATGCGCCCCAGTGCTTGCCGCGGACCGTAATCGGCGACGACAAATCCTTCATCAGGACGAATTGCCCGCCGCCCATGTCGCGGCGGTAGGTCTGCAGGAGGAACGGCTTTGTGTTGGCCGCGACCTTTTTCACCGCGCGGTCGGTGAACAGGCGGCGGTTGCGGCAATTGGCGTTGTTCCAGACGGGGTCCTTGCCCTGCGGCAGGCGGTAGTTGGGATTGTGGGTCGGCAAATAGCCGCCCTTGGCCCAGGCGACGCAGAAAACGATGCGGGGGTCGGACTTCTGGATCGGGTCCTGGATCGCGGGCAGCACGCGGTCGGTGAAGTCGACATAGGCGGTGTTGTACTGCTTGGGATCGGTGCCGGCGATTTCCCGGTAGTTCTCGTCCATGAGCTGGTCGAGCGTGATCTCGCCGCGATCGACCGCGGCCTCGAACTCGGCCGAGATCCGCTTGGCGGTATCGACGACAACGCGGATCAGCGGCGCATCCGACGTCTCCACGCCGCTGTCGGCGATCAGAGCGATCAGCCCCTCGGAGGTGTCGAGCAGTTTCGTGACACGCTGGTCGGCGCTCCTGAGATCGCGCGAGGAAAGGTCGACGCCCTTGGCGAGCTCGTTGAGCTCGTTGATAACGGTGTCGCAATGGCCGAGATTGGAGGTCGCCGCACGCGTGACGCTGTCGATCTCGGCTTCCACCGAGGCAAAGCCCTGCTGGACGCGCGAGATGATGCCGGAAATCTGCTGGGCACCTTCGCCGGCGGTCTTCGCGCGCTGGGATGCGTCGCTGCTCTCGCCGATCAGGCCTTCGATCTGGCCGTCGAGATCGCGCACGGTGTCGGAGATCTGGTGGGTGGCCTGCCGGGTTGCCTCGGCGAGGTTCTTGACCTCGCTTGCGACCACGGCAAAGCCGCGTCCGGCAGTGCCGGCCCGCGCGGCCTCGATCGTTGCGTTCAGCGCCAGCAGATTGGTCTGCTTGGCAATCGCCTCGATCGAGCCGGAGACTTTTGCGACCTGCGCCAGCGCCGAGCCGACGGCGGAGAGGCGTACCTCGATCCGCTCCACCGCCGCGACGAGCTCGGAAATATGGCTGACCGCGGTGTCGACCGCGCCGCGCGACTGCGCGATCTCGCCGACCGCCGCCGACGTGGTCGACTGCACCGCCTGCGAGGCGTTGGCGATGTCGTGGTTGGCAGAGACCATGGTCTCCGCCGTCTTCTGCAGGTGATGGAACCGCTCCGACTGGTTGGCGACGCGGTTGGCGACCTCCTGCACATTGCCGGCGATGTCGGCGAGCTCGACGCCGAGCCCGCCGATCCGGTCGGCGAGCTGGTCGATCAGCCGCTCGGCGAGCGTCCGGTTGGATGCGGTGTCCATGACTGCAAGCTGGGCGAGGGACATTTACGGCCTTCCTCAAGTCAGAGCCGTTCGCCGGCCCTCCGCGGCATTCCCATTCCAACTTCACCTAAAGACGTGATTCGCGGGCCGCGTCTTGCCCGAGAGCGCACTAAGGCACAATTCGGGCCTTAGTTTTTGAGTTTGGGCATGGTCTTGTCGAAAAACCGCTGCACACTTTTTCGGACCATGCCCTACAGCTTGTAAGCCGTGCGAAATCCGCCCCAGTGCCGGCCCTGCACGCGGATCGGGACGTCGATCTCGCGCATCATCACGGTGTTGCCGTTGCCCATGTCGCGCGCATAGCTCTGGATCAGGTACGACCGCAAATTGTGCGCCGCGGCCAGCCCCGCCGGATCGTTGAAGATGCGGCGGTTGCGGCTGTTGGCCATGTTCCAGGCGGCGTCGCCCGGCCGCTGCGGATGCGAGTAGATCTTGTTGTGCACCGGCAGGAAGCCGTTGCGGTCGACCATGGCGCAGAACGCCATGCGCGGTTCCTTGGCGAGAAAGG
Encoded proteins:
- a CDS encoding methyl-accepting chemotaxis protein, yielding MSLAQLAVMDTASNRTLAERLIDQLADRIGGLGVELADIAGNVQEVANRVANQSERFHHLQKTAETMVSANHDIANASQAVQSTTSAAVGEIAQSRGAVDTAVSHISELVAAVERIEVRLSAVGSALAQVAKVSGSIEAIAKQTNLLALNATIEAARAGTAGRGFAVVASEVKNLAEATRQATHQISDTVRDLDGQIEGLIGESSDASQRAKTAGEGAQQISGIISRVQQGFASVEAEIDSVTRAATSNLGHCDTVINELNELAKGVDLSSRDLRSADQRVTKLLDTSEGLIALIADSGVETSDAPLIRVVVDTAKRISAEFEAAVDRGEITLDQLMDENYREIAGTDPKQYNTAYVDFTDRVLPAIQDPIQKSDPRIVFCVAWAKGGYLPTHNPNYRLPQGKDPVWNNANCRNRRLFTDRAVKKVAANTKPFLLQTYRRDMGGGQFVLMKDLSSPITVRGKHWGAFRMGFRQG